The Labilibaculum sp. sequence CAATGCTGAGCATTAGGTTTTCATTGTTTTCCGAAGAAATAGCAATCTGACCAATCATCTGATTTTTAGCTCGTTTTAATTGCCCGGAGCCAAGTTTATGGGTACAGAGTAAATCCATCTCTTTGTTGATCAAACTAAGACACTTATCCAAATTGCCTTTGTCGGTACCAAAGTAGATGCTGAAAACACCTGTATCTGCATAAGGCGTGTAATTTGCTTCAATATTATAGGCCAATCCGTGTCGTTCCCGAAGGGTTAAATTCAAACGTGAATTCATGCCCGGGCCACCTAAAATATTGGTGAGCAATGACAATGGAATTCGTTTTTCATCATTTAAGTCATAGGCTATATTCCCCATCACACAATGTCTCTGATAAGTTTTCTTTATCATGGTTTGTGTGCGGGCTTCATACGAATTTGGCTTTTTTCTCTTGGTCGTGCGAATATTCTCAGGTATGTGCCCAAAGTACTTCTCTACCATTTTTACCAATTTGCTGAATTTAATGTTCCCCACCGAACTAATTACCATTTGATCCGTGTGGTAATTGTTCTTAATGAAATTCAATATGTCATCACGTTTGAACTTTTTAACATGTTTTGGAGTTCCCAAAATATTTCGGCCAATCGGATCATTTTTGAATATTAATTCTTCAAAATCATCGAAGATCAATTCCGAAGGAGAATCCTTATACGAATTGATTTCATCCAGAATAACTTCCTTTTCTTTCTCTAATTCCTTTTCAGGGAAAACAGAATTGAAAGTGATATCGCTAATGAGTTCTAAAGCTCTTTTGTAGTCTTTATCGAGGAAAGTAGTGTAAATACAGGTTTCTTCCTTGGTAGTGTATGCGTTTAATTCTCCGCCTACATCTTCCATTCTGCTGAGAATATGGTATGCCTTCCGTTTAGTGGTACCTTTAAATACAACATGCTCTATGTAGTGAGCAATTCCCCATTCCTCCTCTTTTTCATCACGCGAACCAGTATTTAAAATAATTCCGCAGTGTGCAACATTTGCGTTCACGGCATGGTGAATTAGTCGTATACCATTTGATAATGTGTGAGTTTCGAATACCATATATTTTTTTATTAGGTCGCAAAGGTAATAAGAAGTTTAGATTCCTTTAAAATTCCTCTCTAATTTTATTGATTTTATTTGGTGATTTTATTTTTTTGCGTACTTTTGCATCGCTCAAGTAAAGAGGGTACCATAGCTCAGTTGGTAGAGCAATGGACTGAAAATCCATGTGTCCCTGGTTCGATTCCAGGTGGTACCACATCCTTTTTCTTTGAGTACACCAATAGGGTACCATAGCTCAGTTGGTAGAGCAATGGACTGAAAATCCATGTGTCCCTGGTTCGATTCCAGGTGGTACCACGAAAAGAGGGAAAGATGTTAAATCTTTTCCTCTTTTTTGTTTTGGGAAAATAATCAATTTTAGAAAGCATCAATCAGCTCTTCCAATCCTTTTTTCTTGAATTCCCGTTCGTTTGTTGATAAAGCTTTTGCAGCAGTTATAACTGGGAATTTCTCATTCTTAATATATTCCAGCGCAGCATGCAGATTTGATTCATCAATATCCCCAAAGTCATGACTTAAATCGTCAGATATTTCATAGTTAACCGGAATGCCATCAAAATAGCCGCCTTCGTCATTTGCATTGGTGATGGAAAAACTAATTGGCACAATGGCCAAATTCAAAGCTTTCTCCTCAAATACGTACATGCCAACTGGTTTTCCGTGTGTTTTGCTTCCTATCAGAATCACATTTTCTTTGCCCAAGTATGGTTTTAATCCATTAATAACCATCTCGCTTGCCGAAGCAGTTCCGGACGTGGTAATTACGAAGACTCTTTCGAAACCATAGGCTGCATTCTGTTTTACAAATGCATCAGGGAAATTTTCACTTGTTTTTGAATTGTTGTGAAATACTTTTGAGTAAACTTTACCAGCATACGCATTGCCGGTTATTAAATCTGCCAATTGGTTGGATATGTAAGTACTGCCACCTCCGTTGTATCTTAAATCCAATACAAGTTCTTTTGCATTTTGTTCTTTAAAATAGGTGAAGGCTTCGTTTAATTCTTCTTCCGATTTGTTTAAAAAGCTGTCAAATGCCAGATAGGCAACTTGAGTTCCTTCAATCATCGTTCTTTTTAATACTGTATTTTGATCAAGTACCTTTTGAGAAGCGGTGATTTCTTTTTGCTCGCCGGCATTATTTTCAAAAATGAAGGTTCCGCTCGATTTGTCAAGTTCATTTAATATTTGTTCTTCCCTTAGGTTTGAAATTGCCAATTGGTTAATGTTTACCAATTTCCATCCGCGTGTAACTCCTTCTGCAGCCAAAGGTGATTCATCAAATATAAGTTTTACTCTTAAATCATTAATGTTGTCAAATTTGAAGGATAAACCATAACCTGTGTAGGTGCCATTCTCAAAATAAGCTAGTAATTCATCAAGGTTGGCTATATAGCTCCATCGATCTTGATCAGCAAGCAGTGCTTCAAAATAGTCGTTTGCCGATGAGTAATTGGCTGAACTAATATCCGGTAAATCTTCATTCCACAAATACCACTCCTGCATCGTTTTATCAATGATTTCGTAAGCCGATTTATCATTGCCCGATCGTGGCAATATATTATTGTCATCACTACACGATAGAAATAAGGATGCCAGAATTACTACAAGTGAATATTTATTGAGAATTGAGAATTTCATATGATTATAATTTTAAGTTTTTGCCGTATGGTCCCGAAAGTTTTCGGGATTACCAAACTGGACTAATTATTCCTGTGTGTCAATTTATCTTGACAATTAATCAGTTCGATATTCTAATTTATTGAAAAAACAAGACAATTTAAGTTTAACAAAAACCATACCTAAGGTTTCTTTAACGGGTAAAATCGTCATCTATTGTTTAATTTTCAGCAAAATAATCTATAGAATCAATCTAAATAACATTGTGAAAAAATTGATACTTAATCATATTGACATTTTATATCTGCTATTTATACTCGATGTGGCCTGCTTTGTTTTGCGAAGTACAAATTTTCTTTACATTTGTAACACCAAAATAAAGGGTACCATAGCTCAGTTGGTAGAGCAATGGACTGAAAATCCATGTGTCCCTGGTTCGATTCCAGGTGGTACCACAAAAAAAGCCGATCATATGATCGGCTTTTTTTTATGCTTTCGAATGTGGAAATCCATTCGAAATGTTAAAGTTTGAATAAATTTCAAAAAACAAACGTTTTCGATCTAAAATAAAGAAATTCAAGTCTCTAACTAATTTTTTTATTTGAATTAATACGATATTTTTGCAAGACTTAGACCAACTAATAAAGAATTTAAGATATAAAATACTTCAAAATGACAAATAATAAAAAAGCTTTATTGATGATCCTTGACGGATGGGGGATCGGTGATAAATCAAATTCGGATGTAATTTCTTCGGTACCGACTCCATACATGGATAGCCTGTTGGCAAAATACCCAAACTCTCAATTACAGGCAGCAGGTAGATTTGTTGGTTTGCCGGACGGACAAATGGGGAATTCAGAAGTTGGACATTTAAATATCGGTGCCGGTCGTGTTGTTTATCAGGATTTGGTAAAAATAAACATGGCTGTAGAACAGGACACCCTTAAGGAAAATGAGCAGGTTATTAAAGCTTTTACTTATGCCAAAGAGAATGGTAAAAAAGTTCACCTGATTGGATTGATTGGTAATGGTGGTGTTCACTCATTAAGTTCTCATGCAATTGCTCTTTGCGATGCAGCACAAGCTTTTGGATTGAAAGATGTGTTTGTTCATGGATTAACCGATGGACGTGATACTGATCCTAAATCAGGATTAGGATTCGTAAAAGAATTTGTTGAAGCAATTGAAACTACCGGATCAGCAAAATTTGCATCTCTTATTGGCCGTTACTACGGAATGGATAGAGATAGTAACTGGGAACGCGTTAAGCTTGCTTACGATTTATATACTAAAGGTGAAGGTGTATCAGCTTCCAACGTTGTTGCAGCAATGGAAGAATCATATGCAGAAGGTGTTACTGATGAATTTATCAAGCCAATTGTAATGGTTGATGCCACAGGTGCTCCTCTTGCTATTATTGAAAAAGGTGATGTAGTTATCTGTTTTAATTTCCGTACTGATCGTTTGCGTCAAATGACAACTGTGTTCACTCAGGAAGACAAGCGTGAGTTCGGAATGCATACCATGGATGTAGAATGGTATACCATGACTTGCTACAATGCGAACTTTAAGGGAGTGAATGTAATCTATGATAAAGATAACGTTCAAAACACAATGGGTGAGGTTGTATCTAAAGCTGGAAAAAAACAGATTCGTATTGCTGAAACTGAAAAGTATGCTCACGTAACTTTCTTTTTCTCGGGTGGTAGAGAAGCTGAATTTGAAGGCGAAAGAAGATTAATGGTTCCATCTCCAAAAGTGGCAACTTACGATTTACAACCAGAAATGTCTGCTCCGGCAGTTGCCGATATGATTACTGCTGAATTGAATGCTCAATCGGCTGATTTTGTTTGTTTGAATTTCGCCAATGGCGACATGGTTGGTCATACAGGAGTTTATGAAGCAATTTCAAAAGCAGTTCAGGCTGTTGATAAATGTGTTGAGCAGGTTGTTGAGGCAGCAAAAGCAAATGGATATGATGTGATTATTATTGCAGATCATGGAAATGCTGATTTTGCAGTAAATGCCGACGGTTCTCCAAACACTGCACACTCTTTGAATCCGGTTCCTTGTATATGGGTGACTGAGAATTCCAAAGGAATTGAGAATGGTATTCTTGCTGATGTGGCTCCAACTTTATTGGATATCATGGGTATTGAAAAACCTGCAGATATGACTGGTAAATCTTTGATAAAATAGAAGATTGTAACTGAAAATATAAGTTTCCGTATTATCTTTGCCGATAATACGGATTTTTTTTTAATCCACGAAAGTAGAAATTGTAAAAGGATAGCATTGTGTTACAGATAGGAAAAGCCATAGTAAGTTTAGACGTGATTGAAAAGAAATTTATATGTGATATTTCGAAATGTTGCGGGGCTTGTTGTGTAGAGGGAGATTCGGGTGCCCCATTAGAGGAAGAAGAGAAGCTGATTATTGAGGAGATTTATCCTGTTATAGAAGAGTATCTTACCGAAAAAGGCATTGAAGAAATTGAAAAACAAGGTAAGACTGTAATCGATTCGGATGGTGATTTGGTAACACCTATCATTAACAATAAAGAATGTGTTTATACGGTTTTTGAAAATGGATCGGCACAATGTGGTATCGAAAAAGCTTTTTTCGATGGTAAAATAAACTTTCGCAAACCAATTTCATGTCAGTTATACCCAATTCGAATTCAGAAATATGAAGAGTTTGATGCGGTGAATTATAACAAATGGGATATTTGCAAACCTGCCAGAGAATTGGGATTTAAAAATGGAACACCGGTTTATGTTTTCTTAAAAGAACCATTAATCAGAAAATATGGTGAAGAATGGTATAAAGAGCTTCAGTATGCAGCTGAACACATTGATGAAATCATGAAAAAAATGTAGATGACAAAGTACCAAGTGTAAGAGTAAAAGCATCACGAAATTATATTGTAAACAGTAGCCGTTTGGTTGCTGTTTTTTTTTATGCTTTTATGTCTGTTTATTTGATTTGTGATTTGATGGGTGTTGATATTTAGAGGTTGCAAATCTCTATTGGATGAAGACTGAAAGCTAATTTCTAATTGCTATATTTACGTTTCAAATTACTTAAATCCAATAAACACACTATTATGGATAACATTAAAGCATATATTGAAGAGAACAAAGAGAGATTTTTAGAGGAATTGTTTGGACTGATTCGAATTCCATCGATTAGCTCGATTGAAGCAAATAAACCTGAGATGTATAAAGCTGCCGAATACTGGAAGCAGTTAATGCTGAATGCGGGTGCTGATAAGGCGGTGGTAATGGAGACAGAGGGAAATCCTGTTACTTATGGCGAGAAGATTATCGATCCAAAATTGCCGACAGTTATGGTTTACGGACATATGGATGTAATGCCGGTTGATCCAATTAATTTGTGGAATACTGATCCTTTTGAGCCTGTTGTTAAGGATGGTAAAATTTGGGCTCGTGGTGCTGATGATGATAAAGGCCAGGCATTTATGCATGCCAAGGCTTTTGAATATATGGTGAAGAATAATTGTCTTCCTTGTAACGTGAAATTCATGATTGAAGGTGAAGAAGAAGTTGGATCACCTAATCTTCCAAAATTTTGTGAAGAACACAAAGAAATGCTGCAAGCCGATGTGATTTTAGTTTCTGATACAGGAATGATTGCTCCGAACATACCATCTATAACTACAGGTTTACGCGGTTTGATGTATTGGGAAGTTGAAGTGACCGGTCCTAATCGTGATCTTCATTCAGGATTGTTTGGTGGAGCTGTTGCAAATCCAATTAATGTATTGGCTAAAATGATTACTCAGATGGTAGATGATAACGGGCACATTACCATTCCTGGATTTTACGATGATGTAATTGAAGTAACAAAGGACGAAAGAGCAATGATGGCTGAAGCTCCTTTCAATGTTGAGGAGTACAAAAAAGCAATCGACGTAAAAGAAC is a genomic window containing:
- a CDS encoding pitrilysin family protein; translated protein: MVFETHTLSNGIRLIHHAVNANVAHCGIILNTGSRDEKEEEWGIAHYIEHVVFKGTTKRKAYHILSRMEDVGGELNAYTTKEETCIYTTFLDKDYKRALELISDITFNSVFPEKELEKEKEVILDEINSYKDSPSELIFDDFEELIFKNDPIGRNILGTPKHVKKFKRDDILNFIKNNYHTDQMVISSVGNIKFSKLVKMVEKYFGHIPENIRTTKRKKPNSYEARTQTMIKKTYQRHCVMGNIAYDLNDEKRIPLSLLTNILGGPGMNSRLNLTLRERHGLAYNIEANYTPYADTGVFSIYFGTDKGNLDKCLSLINKEMDLLCTHKLGSGQLKRAKNQMIGQIAISSENNENLMLSIGKSFLLYNRIDSLEELYQKVESITAEELLEVANEILNKDLLTTLMYK
- a CDS encoding S41 family peptidase, with protein sequence MKFSILNKYSLVVILASLFLSCSDDNNILPRSGNDKSAYEIIDKTMQEWYLWNEDLPDISSANYSSANDYFEALLADQDRWSYIANLDELLAYFENGTYTGYGLSFKFDNINDLRVKLIFDESPLAAEGVTRGWKLVNINQLAISNLREEQILNELDKSSGTFIFENNAGEQKEITASQKVLDQNTVLKRTMIEGTQVAYLAFDSFLNKSEEELNEAFTYFKEQNAKELVLDLRYNGGGSTYISNQLADLITGNAYAGKVYSKVFHNNSKTSENFPDAFVKQNAAYGFERVFVITTSGTASASEMVINGLKPYLGKENVILIGSKTHGKPVGMYVFEEKALNLAIVPISFSITNANDEGGYFDGIPVNYEISDDLSHDFGDIDESNLHAALEYIKNEKFPVITAAKALSTNEREFKKKGLEELIDAF
- the gpmI gene encoding 2,3-bisphosphoglycerate-independent phosphoglycerate mutase; protein product: MTNNKKALLMILDGWGIGDKSNSDVISSVPTPYMDSLLAKYPNSQLQAAGRFVGLPDGQMGNSEVGHLNIGAGRVVYQDLVKINMAVEQDTLKENEQVIKAFTYAKENGKKVHLIGLIGNGGVHSLSSHAIALCDAAQAFGLKDVFVHGLTDGRDTDPKSGLGFVKEFVEAIETTGSAKFASLIGRYYGMDRDSNWERVKLAYDLYTKGEGVSASNVVAAMEESYAEGVTDEFIKPIVMVDATGAPLAIIEKGDVVICFNFRTDRLRQMTTVFTQEDKREFGMHTMDVEWYTMTCYNANFKGVNVIYDKDNVQNTMGEVVSKAGKKQIRIAETEKYAHVTFFFSGGREAEFEGERRLMVPSPKVATYDLQPEMSAPAVADMITAELNAQSADFVCLNFANGDMVGHTGVYEAISKAVQAVDKCVEQVVEAAKANGYDVIIIADHGNADFAVNADGSPNTAHSLNPVPCIWVTENSKGIENGILADVAPTLLDIMGIEKPADMTGKSLIK
- a CDS encoding DUF3109 family protein, with product MLQIGKAIVSLDVIEKKFICDISKCCGACCVEGDSGAPLEEEEKLIIEEIYPVIEEYLTEKGIEEIEKQGKTVIDSDGDLVTPIINNKECVYTVFENGSAQCGIEKAFFDGKINFRKPISCQLYPIRIQKYEEFDAVNYNKWDICKPARELGFKNGTPVYVFLKEPLIRKYGEEWYKELQYAAEHIDEIMKKM
- a CDS encoding dipeptidase, with translation MDNIKAYIEENKERFLEELFGLIRIPSISSIEANKPEMYKAAEYWKQLMLNAGADKAVVMETEGNPVTYGEKIIDPKLPTVMVYGHMDVMPVDPINLWNTDPFEPVVKDGKIWARGADDDKGQAFMHAKAFEYMVKNNCLPCNVKFMIEGEEEVGSPNLPKFCEEHKEMLQADVILVSDTGMIAPNIPSITTGLRGLMYWEVEVTGPNRDLHSGLFGGAVANPINVLAKMITQMVDDNGHITIPGFYDDVIEVTKDERAMMAEAPFNVEEYKKAIDVKELAGEKGYTPSEHTGIRPSFDVCGIWGGYIGEGAKTVLPSKAYAKISTRLVPNQNWEKISVLFKEHFESIAPDCVKVVVTPLHGGQGYVCPIDFPAYIAADKAYTEVYGKRPVPVRSGGSIPIISSFEEILGIKSVLMGFGLESDAIHSPNENFPLEQFFNGINTIPLFYKYFAELKK